Proteins from one Candida orthopsilosis Co 90-125, chromosome 2 draft sequence genomic window:
- a CDS encoding Glr1 glutathione reductase, whose protein sequence is MLNKHIFTSTTQRLSQLNRHISTTIPKMAPISSTSPLKNFDYLVIGGGSGGVASARRAAKYGAKVLLIEAKLNKLGGTCVNVGCVPKKVMWYAADLAHKKHDLYPYKLSKQQESTEYGDFDWLGFKNKRDAYVHRLNGIYENNLKREKVDYVFGFAQFVNESGDVEVTLSGDQHLPFLEENKEYKKGEKLVFSGDKILLATGGTPIVPPKVEGSELGITSDGFFELEYQPKRVAIVGAGYIGVELSGVFNALGTHVDFVIRGDTVLRSFDDIIQNTITDYYVDKLGINIVKQSGGVVKVEGEKNGTKKVTLGNGTVLEVDELIWTVGRKSLVDYGLDKVGVKLDSNLKVIVDKFQATTNPKVFSLGDLIDEAELTPVAIAAGRRLSNRLFGGEQFHNDHLDYTNIPSAIFSHPEAGSIGLTSKQAIAKYGESNVKIYNSKFNAMYYAMMDSDKDKAPTAYRIVCAGPEEKVVGLHIVGDNSGEILQGFGVAIKMGATKKDFDNCVAIHPTSAEELVTMT, encoded by the coding sequence ATGTTAAATAAACATATCtttacatcaacaactcaaaGATTATCTCAATTGAATAGACatatatcaacaacaattccTAAAATGGCTCCGATTTCCTCAACTTctccattgaaaaatttcgaTTATTTAGTCATTGGTGGTGGATCCGGTGGTGTTGCTAGCGCTCGTAGAGCCGCTAAATACGGTGCCAAAGTATTACTTATTGAAgccaaattgaataaattggGGGGTACTTGTGTCAATGTTGGTTGTGTTCCTAAAAAAGTTATGTGGTATGCTGCTGACTTAGCTCATAAGAAACATGATTTATATCCATACAAGTTGTCAAAGCAACAGGAGTCTACTGAATATGGTGATTTTGATTGGTTGGGGTTTAAGAACAAACGTGATGCCTATGTTCATCGGTTGAACGGAATTTATGAAAATAATTTAAAGAGAGAAAAGGTTGATTATGTATTTGGATTTGCtcaatttgtcaatgaaCTGGGTGATGTTGAAGTTACATTATCTGGAGATCAACACTTGCCATTCTTGGAGGAAAACAAGGAATATAAGAAAGGTGAGAAGCTTGTGTTTTCTGGTGACAAGATTCTTCTTGCTACTGGTGGTACCCCCATTGTTCCACCAAAAGTTGAAGGCTCGGAATTGGGTATTACATCTGATggattttttgaattggaatatCAACCTAAAAGAGTTGCCATCGTTGGTGCAGGTTacattggtgttgaattATCGGGTGTTTTCAATGCCTTAGGAACTcatgttgattttgttatcCGTGGTGACACTGTATTACGTTCGTTTGATgatattattcaaaataccATAACAGATTATtatgttgataaattgggaATCAATATTGTCAAACAAAGTGGTGGTGTAGTTAAAGTTGAAGGAGAGAAGAATGGTACAAAAAAAGTGACATTAGGTAATGGAACCGTTCTcgaagttgatgaattgatttggacAGTTGGTAGAAAGAGTCTTGTTGATTATGGTTTGGATAAAGTGGGAGTTAaacttgattcaaatttgaaagtcATTGTTGACAAGTTTCAAGCCACAACTAACCCCAAGGTTTTCTCTCTTGGGGACttaattgatgaagctgaatTAACACCAGTGGCAATTGCAGCAGGTCGTAGGTTATCCAATCGATTATTCGGTGGTGAACAATTCCACAATGACCATTTAGATTACACCAATATCCCATCAGCCATTTTCTCCCATCCAGAAGCAGGTTCAATTGGTTTGACATCAAAACAAGCCATTGCCAAATATGGTGAATCAAATGTCAAAATCTACAATTCTAAATTCAATGCCATGTATTATGCCATGATGGATAGTGATAAAGATAAAGCTCCCACGGCATATAGAATAGTTTGTGCTGGACCCGAGgaaaaagttgttggattacatattgttggtgataatAGTGGTGAAATTTTACAAGGGTTTGGGGTTGCTATTAAGATGGGTGCAACAAAGAAggattttgataattgtGTTGCTATTCACCCAACTTCAGCTGAAGAATTGGTTACAATGACATAA
- a CDS encoding Smd3 core snRNP protein produces MSAGIPVRLLNEAQGHIITIELTNGDTYRGKLLENEDNMNSSLFDVTITNGRNGSLKHMDQVFIRGSMIRFVSVPDILRHAPMFYMKPGDKPKPPIRGPPRKRRKY; encoded by the coding sequence ATGTCAGCAGGTATCCCAGTACGACTACTAAACGAAGCCCAGGGCCACATAATAACTATCGAATTAACCAATGGCGACACCTACAGAGGCAAACTcttggaaaatgaagataatATGAACTCATCATTATTTGATGTAACAATAACCAATGGCAGAAATGGATCTTTAAAACATATGGATCAAGTGTTTATAAGAGGTAGTATGATTAGATTTGTTTCTGTGCCTGATATTTTAAGACATGCTCCGATGTTTTATATGAAGCCTGGTGATAAACCGAAACCGCCCATTAGAGGACCACCAAGGAAACGGAGAAAGTATTGA
- a CDS encoding Ula1 protein (S. cerevisiae homolog ULA1 has NEDD8 activating enzyme activity and has role in protein neddylation), whose amino-acid sequence MSSTQMTVDKEAQYDRQLRLWATSGQSNLENSHIALINVSATGCEVLKNLILPGIGKYTIIDDRIVTHEHLSSNFFLKLKDSGKKLAHCVKTNLNELNADVEGFAIEKSLEQILEYDIECKFWDQFHCVIVSNYTPKLKNLIDILWDKHIPLLVVNTVGFYGSLNLIANETTVIETHDPSKLFDLRIDQPWPELQQYADSFQLDELNDQDHAHVPYIVIFIKALQFWKLNHNGQPPSTYHEKKSFKSLIESMSRNINLETNFIEALQSCHRAFQKTELPQSIKALVESIDSKPIDVKTSIFWIYIAALRDFLKLNNNILPLPGKLPDMASDTKNYTTLSRLYRKKALQDQQLFTEQVYNILDQIGRPRESVTTESIATFCKNTHLLFVTTGSKNLINDSLLANLNSSCNFTDNGESTAPTTESDMISIYVAILSFNAYIEQYKVPPTIDDFHEFISVYRSKVLKSNAATSTTTPRSQIQPSTLDVFKEILMHNSTNYPNLSSLMGGVASQEILKLTTAQYIPLDNLFIIDGIKSSSERFKIQ is encoded by the coding sequence ATGTCAAGCACGCAAATGACAGTCGATAAAGAAGCACAATACGATAGACAATTACGATTATGGGCTACTTCAGGACAGctgaatttggaaaatagCCACATAGCTTTAATCAATGTTAGTGCCACAGGGTGTGAAgtattgaagaatttaaTATTACCCGGGATTGGAAAATATACCATTATTGACGATAGAATAGTAACTCATGAGCATCTATCGTCAAActtttttctcaaattgaAGGATCTGGGCAAGAAATTGGCTCATTGTGTCAAGACAAAtttaaatgaattgaatgcCGATGTCGAAggttttgcaattgagaAATCACTTGAGCAAATATTGGAATATGATATTGAATGCAAATTTTGGGATCAATTTCACTGTGTTATTGTTAGTAACTATACTcctaaattgaaaaatttgattgatataCTTTGGGACAAACATATTCCATTGCTTGTGGTTAATACAGTGGGATTCTATGGTTCATTAAACTTGATTGCAAATGAAACTACCGTGATTGAAACCCATGATCCttcaaaattatttgatttaaGAATTGATCAGCCATGGCCAGAATTGCAACAATATGCTGATTCGTTCCAATTAGATGAATTAAATGATCAAGATCATGCACATGTTCCATATATTGtcatttttatcaaagcattgcaattttggaaacttAATCATAATGGTCAACCGCCATCTACTTATCATGAAAAGAAGTCATTCAAGAGTTTAATTGAATCGATGTCAAGAAatatcaatttggaaacgAATTTCATTGAAGCTTTACAATCATGTCATCGagcttttcaaaaaacGGAGTTGCCTCAAAGTATAAAAGCTCTAGTTGAATCTATAGATTCTAAACCAATTGATGTGAAAACGTCCATTTTCTGGATTTATATTGCTGCATTGAGAGATTTcctaaaattgaataataatATCCTTCCTTTGCCTGGAAAACTACCCGATATGGCATCAGATACTAAAAACTATACAACATTATCACGACTTTACCGTAAAAAGGCACTCcaagatcaacaacttttcacAGAACAAGTTTACAATATACTAGATCAAATTGGTAGACCGCGAGAGTCAGTTACCACTGAATCAATAGCtacattttgcaaaaacaCACATTTATTATTCGTCACTACAGGATCAAAAAATCTAATTAATGACTCACTATTGGCTAATCTTAACTCGTCATGTAATTTCACAGACAATGGAGAAAGCACCGCCCCTACTACCGAATCAGATATGATTTCCATCTATGTGGCAATTTTGAGTTTCAATGCATACATCGAACAATACAAAGTGCcaccaacaattgatgatttccATGAATTTATCTCCGTATATCGATCTAAGGTATTGAAATCGAATGCAGCTACAtccacaacaacaccaagaTCACAAATTCAACCTTCAACATTGGATGTTTTCAAGGAAATTCTAATGCATAATTCAACCAATTATCCAAATTTGAGTAGTTTAATGGGTGGTGTTGCCAGTCAagagattttgaaattgactaCGGCTCAATACATACCTTTGGATAATTTATTCATAATTGATGGGATTAAATCAAGTAGTGAGCGATTTAAAATACAGTAA
- a CDS encoding glutaredoxin has protein sequence MAGVRHLRIIGLTAFVLILIVVLHQTGRNAASLVFAQASDQIPNKHRAKSNNGAQAQTPGGGVRVGTHGSSGSSNGKNPVVVSNNIVDSNNDEKTDDAINQEISKDHSEEGVKKKPGEDVQNKENGVVEANGGGSSDVTTNEQGEYDPQAELIKIRSLSPMTIFSKSYCPYSKQLKKLLLEKYEIIPTPNIVELDVHNHGDELQQYLHEKSGRKTVPNVLVGPSFESRGGSDDFLEYHKKNQVIKLLTDWGQGRLQVSKKDTPSNA, from the coding sequence ATGGCTGGTGTTAGACACTTACGAATCATTGGATTGACTGCATTTGTCTTGATTTTAATTGTTGTACTACACCAAACTGGTCGTAATGCTGCATCATTAGTATTTGCCCAAGCATCAGATCAAATTCCTAATAAACATCGGGCtaaatcaaacaatggTGCACAAGCACAAACACCAGGTGGGGGTGTTCGTGTTGGCACACATGGAAGTAGCGGACTGAGTAATGGTAAGAAtcctgttgttgtttctaataacattgttgatctgaacaatgatgaaaagacTGATGATGCTATTAATCAGGAGATATCTAAGGATCACAGTGAAGAAGGGGTTAAGAAGAAACCAGGTGAAGATGTACAAAATAAGGAGAATGGAGTAGTAGAGGCAAATGGTGGCGGTTCTTCTGATGTGACAACTAATGAACAAGGTGAATATGACCCACAAGCTGAATTAATCAAAATTAGATCACTTTCACCCATGACcattttttccaaaagttACTGTCCTTACtccaaacaattgaagaagttgcTATTGGAAAAATATGAGATAATCCCCACTCCCAATATAGTTGAATTGGATGTACATAATCATGGTGATGAATTACAACAATACCTTCATGAAAAAAGTGGTAGAAAGACAGTACCCAATGTTCTTGTTGGTCCCTCATTTGAAAGTAGAGGTGGGTCGGATGATTTTCTTGAGTATCATAAAAAGAATCAAGTTATTAAATTATTGACTGATTGGGGTCAGGGTAGATTACAAGTTAGTAAAAAGGATACTCCATCAAATGCGTAA
- a CDS encoding Cef3 translation elongation factor 3, with translation MSASSESKYSTEVLSELLNNLQVADDKDAAANNIATFLNSSIVEHDVPVEFFTDLKKEVKSKDAKVAIAALDAYKHIASPTNLTPSVEPYVVELVDEVAARAGDKNKDVQTAASAALLAIAAAITPTAVKAILPKLVNSLQSTNKWTEKVAILAAISQLVDTAKGQVALRMPELIPVLSETMWDTKKEVKEAATATMTKCTETIDNKDIEKFIPKLIECIAKPTEVPETVHLLGATTFVSEVTTATLSIMAPLLSRGLAERDTAIKRKAAVIVDNMCKLVDDPQVVAPFLDKLLPALKTNFTNMADPEAREVTNRALNTLRRVGAVGEGDKLPEISTAGDIEVTLGEFDKLVADKKIANRFDVAKNYIAAIAGDLVDEREIQPEAWLQNVLPFATIFLHEKESKEIIEEYRKRAIDNIPQPPSFEDEEDEGEDLCNCEFSLAYGAKILLNKTQFRLKRNRRYGLCGPNGAGKSTLMRAIANGQVEGFPSQEECKTVYVEHDIDGTHAETTVSQFVIEDGEVGLTEQVVEDKLREFGFSDEMIKMPIQSLSGGWKMKLALARAVLKNADILLLDEPTNHLDTVNVAWLVNYLQTCGITSIIVSHDSGFLDKICQYIIHYEGFKLRKYKGNLSEFVKKCPSAQSYYELGASDLEFKFPEPGFLEGVKTKQKAIVKVSNMTFQYPGTSKPQIRDINFQCSLSSRIAVIGPNGAGKSTLINVLTGELLPTEGEVYVHENCRIAYIKQHAFAHIDNHLDKTPSEYIQWRFQTGEDRETMDRASRQINEEDEQNMNKIFKIEGTPRRVVGIHSRRKFKNSYEYEVSWSLGENVGMKNERWVPMMSVDNTWLPRGELMETHAKLVAEVDMKEALASGQFRPLTRKEIEEHCAMLGLDAELVTHSRIRGLSGGQKVKLVLAACTWQRPHLIVLDEPTNYLDRDSLGALSKALKAFEGGIVIITHSAEFTKDLTEEVWAVLDGRMTPSGHNWVQGQGSGPRLEKKEDEEDKFDAMGNKIAATKKKTKLSSAELRKKKKERMKKKKELGDAYVSEDDEDF, from the coding sequence ATGTCTGCTTCTAGTGAATCAAAATACTCCACAGAAGTACTTTCTGAGTTATTGAATAACTTACAAGTTGCTGACGATAAGGATGCAGCTGCTAACAACATTGCCACTTTCTTGAATTCATCTATTGTTGAACATGATGTTCCAGTTGAATTCTTCACtgatttgaagaaggaagTCAAATCAAAGGATGCTAAAGTTGCAATTGCTGCTTTGGATGCCTACAAACACATTGCATCTCCAACCAACTTGACTCCATCTGTTGAACCatatgttgttgaattggttgatgaagttgcCGCTAGAGCCGGTGACAAGAACAAGGACGTTCAAACTGCTGCTTCAGCTGCTTTGTTGGCCATTGCTGCTGCCATCACTCCAACTGCAGTTAAAGCTATCTTGCCAAAATTGGTCAACAGTTTACAATCTACCAACAAGTGGACTGAAAAAGTTGCCATCTTGGCTGCTATTTCTCAATTGGTTGACACTGCTAAAGGTCAAGTTGCTTTGAGAATGCCTGAATTGATTCCAGTTTTGTCTGAAACTATGTGGGATACCAAGAAGGAAGTCAAGGAAGCTGCTACTGCTACCATGACCAAGTGTACTGAAACCATTGATAACaaggatattgaaaaattcattcctaaattgattgaatgtATTGCCAAGCCAACTGAAGTTCCAGAAACCGTTCACTTGTTGGGTGCTACTACTTTCGTTTCCGAAGTTACCACTGCCACTTTGTCCATTATGGCTCCATTGTTGTCTAGAGGTTTAGCTGAAAGAGACACAGCTATTAAGCGTAAAGCTGCtgttattgttgataaCATGTGTAAGTTGGTCGACGATCCACAAGTTGTTGCTCCATTCTTGGACAAATTGTTGCCAGCTTTGAAGACCAACTTTACCAACATGGCTGATCCAGAAGCTAGAGAAGTTACCAACAGAGCTCTCAACACTTTGAGAAGAGTCGGTGCTGTTGGTGAAGGTGACAAATTGCCAGAAATTTCTACTGCTGGTGATATCGAAGTCACTTTGGGtgaatttgacaaattagTTGCTGACAAGAAGATTGCTAACAGATTTGATGTTGCCAAGAACTATATTGCTGCTATTGCTGgtgatttggttgatgaaaGAGAAATCCAACCAGAAGCTTGGTTACAAAACGTCTTGCCATTTGCTACTATTTTCTTGCACGAAAAAGAATCCAAGgaaatcattgaagaatACAGAAAGAGAGCTATTGACAACATCCCACAACCACCATCATtcgaagatgaagaagatgaaggtgaagatTTGTGTAACTGTGAGTTCTCATTGGCTTATGGTGCTAAGatcttgttgaacaagacCCAATTCAGATTAAAGAGAAACAGAAGATATGGTTTGTGTGGTCCAAATGGTGCTGGTAAATCTACCTTGATGAGAGCTATTGCCAACGGTCAAGTTGAAGGTTTCCCATCTCAAGAAGAATGTAAGACTGTTTACGTTGAACACGATATTGATGGTACCCACGCTGAAACCACTGTTTCTCAATTCGttattgaagatggtgaaGTTGGTTTGACTGAACAAGTTGTCGAAGACAAATTAAGAGAATTCGGTTTCTCCGATGAAATGATCAAGATGCCAATTCAATCATTGTCTGGTGGttggaagatgaagttggCTTTGGCTAGAGCCGTCTTGAAGAATGCtgatattttgttgttggatgaaCCAACTAACCATTTGGATACTGTTAACGTTGCTTGGTTGGTCAACTACTTGCAAACATGTGGTATTACTTCCATCATTGTTTCACACGATTCTGGATTCTTGGACAAGATTTGTCAATACATTATCCACTACGaaggtttcaaattgagaaaataCAAGGGTAACTTGTCCGAATTCGTCAAGAAATGTCCATCAGCTCAATCATACTATGAATTGGGTGCCTCTGATTTGGAATTCAAATTCCCAGAACCAGGTTTCTTGGAAGGTGTCAAGACCAAACAAAAGGCTATTGTTAAAGTTTCTAACATGACTTTCCAATACCCAGGTACTTCTAAACCACAAATTAGAGATATCAATTTCCAATGTTCATTGTCATCAAGAATTGCCGTCATTGGTCCAAATGGTGCTGGTAAGTCAACTTTGATCAATGTCTTGACTGGTGAATTGTTACCAACTGAAGGTGAAGTCTACGTACACGAAAACTGTCGTATCGCATACATTAAACAACATGCTTTCGCTCACATCGATAATCATTTGGACAAGACTCCATCTGAATATATTCAATGGAGATTCCAAACCGGTGAAGATAGAGAAACCATGGACAGAGCTTCAAGACAAATCaacgaagaagatgaacaaaatatgaacaagattttcaagattgaagGTACTCCAAGAAGAGTTGTTGGTATCCACTCCAGAAGAAAGTTCAAGAACTCTTACGAGTATGAAGTTTCATGGTCATTGGGTGAAAACGTTGGTATGAAGAATGAAAGATGGGTTCCAATGATGTCTGTTGACAACACTTGGTTGCCAAGAGGTGAATTGATGGAGACTCACGCCAAATTGGTTGCTGAAGTTGATATGAAGGAAGCTTTGGCCTCAGGACAATTTAGACCATTGACTAGaaaggaaattgaagagCACTGTGCCATGTTGGGATTGGATGCTGAATTGGTTACCCACTCTAGAATCAGAGGTTTATCTGGTGGTCAAAAAGTTAAATTGGTTTTGGCTGCTTGTACTTGGCAAAGACCTCACTTGATTGTTTTGGATGAACCAACCAACTATTTGGACAGAGACTCTTTGGGAGCTTTGTCCAAGGCTTTGAAGGCTTTCGAAGGTGGTATCGTTATCATTACTCACTCTGCTGAATTCACCAAGGATTTGACTGAAGAAGTTTGGGCTGTTTTGGATGGTAGAATGACTCCATCTGGTCACAACTGGGTCCAAGGTCAAGGTTCAGGTCCAagattggaaaagaaggaagatgaagaagataaatTCGATGCTATGGGTAACAAGATTGCTGCAACCAAGAAGAAGACTAAGTTGAGTTCTGCTGAATTGCgtaagaagaagaaggaaagaatgaagaagaagaaggaattGGGTGATGCTTATGTCtctgaagatgatgaagatttttAA
- a CDS encoding Spo1 protein (protein similar to phospholipase B) produces MKVTSITGVHIFTYATAYLTFSSRYYFNSTNNAAASNYISTSESIWNLSYAPYDVNCPNYNLVRKANDTICDREVEYIRCRNIKTEAQLKSLLYKNEIPNFDIELFWKTKKTPTIIAIAVSGGGYRSMLSGAGILTALDDREVSNLTHVSGILQASSYMSGISGGAWLVMSQFVNDWQRVSDMIHGGANGWNLKQSLLEGMPEVNDNVRRKNKGKGANKTKDKSGLGLMKLFSKSKKEKPSSWVTALFDRDKNSTRATLLNEKSVLEYLKFYKELLVEVRDKKKAGFSVGLTDYWGRALAHKLFTTTARTPGVTMTAVVKNSASFKNFDQPFPIIGAIAKNPMDTDTTSNDPLQKMSSTNSSIFEITPFEFGSWDGAVNAFVDIEYIGSTLENGKPKGVNANGTSVCKSGFDNVGFLTGTSSSLFNHIFKFMFNYFAENQSGIITSIESILKFFGVSKVSEYDTFGSPQAHPDHAIYSPNPFWKFGRGHFSNSKELYLVDGGDDGQNLPFQPLIRKNRKVDLIMAYDMSGEDMNYPKGSVLQETSKRFVNTGRNSTSGSQKIPFFKVPNGVISRKEETPVIKSIFPKVPTTDQLIQDGLNLRPIFLGCDIIEDFETMNVKSNSSAMVYNDDYLPPIIMYQANFNYTHQSNFSTFKLSYNETETDAIVDNGFQMASFYNSSLYAVCLNCLILKREFDRIRYGISKNTGVVEEVPKFCQTCYKIYCWRENNSE; encoded by the exons ATGAAGGTTACGAGCATCACGGGGGTTCATATCTTCACATATGCAACCGCTTATTTAACCTTTTCAAGTCGATAttatttcaattcaaccaacAACGCAGCTGCCAGTAACTACATTTCCACCTCGGAgtcaatttggaatttatCGTATGCTCCTTATGATGTTAATTGCCCAAACTATAATTTAGTACGAAAAGCCAATGAC ACAATATGTGACCGTGAGGTAGAATATATACGATGTCGTAATATCAAAACTGAAGCACAATTGAAATCGTTGCTATATAAGAATGAAATAccaaattttgatattgaattattttggaaaactaAAAAAACTCCAACGATTATTGCTATAGCTGTATCGGGTGGTGGGTATCGATCAATGTTGTCGGGAGCTGGTATATTAACTGCTTTAGATGATCGAGAAGTGAGCAACTTGACTCATGTTAGTGGAATATTACAAGCATCGTCCTATATGTCAGGGATAAGTGGTGGAGCATGGTTAGTTATGTCACAATTTGTTAATGATTGGCAGAGAGTCAGTGACATGATACATGGCGGAGCAAATGGATggaatttgaaacaaagtTTACTTGAAGGTATGCCTGAAGTGAACGATAATGTACGACGAAAGAATAAGGGGAAAGGTGCCAACAAGACCAAAGACAAATCGGGATTGgggttgatgaaattgtttagCAAGTCAAAAAAGGAGAAGCCTTCAAGTTGGGTAACAGCATTATTTGATCGAGATAAAAACTCAACGAGAGCAActttattgaatgaaaaaagCGTCTTGGAGTATCTAAAGTTTTATAAAGAATTATTGGTTGAAGTGAGAGATAAGAAGAAAGCTGGGTTTTCAGTAGGGTTGACTGATTATTGGGGACGAGCATTGGCTCATAAATTATTCACTACAACTGCCAGAACACCAGGAGTGACAATGACTGCAGTAGTTAAGAATTCAGCACtgtttaaaaattttgatcaGCCGTTTCCCATCATTGGTGCCATTGCCAAGAATCCAATGGATACTGATACAACTAGTAACGATCCATTACAAAAAATGTCGAGTACGAAtagttcaatttttgaaataacaccatttgaatttggatctTGGGATGGGGCAGTTAATGCATTTGTCGATATTGAATACATAGGACTGACATTGGAAAATGGTAAACCCAAAGGAGTAAATGCAAATGGAACAAGTGTATGCAAATCAGGATTTGATAATGTTGGTTTCCTAACTGgcacatcatcatcattattcaatcatatcttcaaatttatgTTCAATTATTTTGCTGAAAATCAACTGGGTATAATAACATCCATTGAGAGCATATTAAAATTCTTTGGCGTTAGTAAAGTCAGCGAATATGATACGTTTGGCAGTCCACAAGCACACCCTGATCATGCAATATATTCACCTAATCCATTTTGGAAGTTTGGTCGTGGACATTTCTCCAATAGTAAAGAATTGTATCTTGTTGATGGAGGTGATGATGGACAAAACTTGCCTTTCCAACCATTGATTAGGAAAAATCgtaaagttgatttgatcaTGGCTTACGATATGAGTGGGGAAGACATGAATTATCCAAAAGGTTCGGTATTGCAAGAAACTAGTAAACGATTTGTCAATACTGGTAGGAATTCTACATCGGGATCACAAAAGATACCATTTTTTAAAGTGCCTAATGGTGTGATATCTAGAAAAGAGGAGACACCGGTTATCAAGTCAATTTTCCCTAAAGTACCAACCACTGATCAATTAATCCAAGATGGGTTAAACCTACGACCCATTTTTCTTGGGTGTGATataattgaagattttgaaacaatgaATGTGAAAAGCAACAGCAGTGCAATGGTCTACAATGATGATTACTTACCACCTATTATAATGTATCAAGCAAATTTCAACTATACCCATCAACTGAATTTCTCTACATTCAAGTTGAGTTATAATGAAACTGAAACTGACGctattgttgataatggGTTCCAAATGGCTTCATTTTATAATTCATCGTTATATGCTGTTTGTTTAAATTGTCTAATATTGAAACGAGAGTTTGATAGAATACGGTATGGGATACTGAAAAATACGGGTGTTGTCGAAGAAGTACCTAAATTTTGTCAAACTTGTTATAAGATATACTGTTGGAGAGAGAATAATCTGGAATAA